A genome region from Paradevosia shaoguanensis includes the following:
- a CDS encoding McrC family protein, whose protein sequence is MPSGDHHYTVQEWSSLPIGSGGMTEMQAEQLHLAAISAARRLGVPENGVLARGFRRLETRQVCGIIATPGISLEILPKLKDEDGALRATLVRMLALAFDVPLSEGQIAGLGTQNNDLLDVFINLFVTRLTQQVQAGLTRAYVPEEDVLPKLRGSLDLRQQIQRRAIDPSRLHCRFDEFSENTPLNRLFKTCLFRINSFVRTEPLRRRIASLSERFAEIPQSRDPLKERIVWNRMNERFRDAHALARMLLEAEWQNTTSGSITGLALLFPMNLLFERYVARWLQKVLPAGSVSVQRRKHALLQHGAYPLIPDIVIETDDGPLIVDTKWKDLGDHIGSDPVVSQADLYQLASYGAVYGASRVILLYPATEWDRSPVIWRYTATERQVEIWRVDLRKSIRKHDWEDIARRLINSTVLEPIAASG, encoded by the coding sequence ATGCCATCTGGCGACCACCACTACACGGTGCAAGAATGGTCTTCCTTGCCTATCGGCTCCGGTGGCATGACCGAGATGCAGGCCGAACAACTCCATCTCGCTGCCATCTCTGCGGCCAGACGGCTGGGCGTTCCTGAGAACGGCGTATTAGCGCGAGGCTTTCGTCGTCTGGAGACGCGGCAAGTCTGCGGGATCATCGCAACTCCGGGGATTTCTCTCGAAATCCTTCCCAAGCTGAAGGACGAAGATGGCGCGTTACGCGCAACTCTGGTCCGAATGCTAGCCTTGGCGTTTGACGTTCCACTCTCGGAAGGGCAAATTGCTGGACTAGGGACGCAGAACAACGATCTGCTCGACGTGTTCATCAATCTGTTCGTTACGCGCCTCACGCAGCAGGTGCAGGCGGGTCTCACCCGCGCCTATGTCCCGGAAGAAGATGTATTGCCGAAGTTGCGCGGCAGTCTCGATTTGCGGCAGCAGATACAGCGTCGTGCGATAGATCCTTCCCGGCTGCATTGTCGCTTTGATGAGTTCTCCGAGAACACGCCTCTGAACCGCCTTTTCAAGACGTGTCTGTTCCGCATCAACTCCTTCGTGCGTACAGAGCCGCTTCGTAGGCGAATTGCCAGCCTATCAGAGCGGTTCGCGGAAATCCCACAAAGCCGCGATCCGTTGAAGGAGCGGATCGTCTGGAACCGGATGAATGAACGTTTCCGTGACGCTCATGCTCTAGCTCGAATGTTGTTGGAGGCGGAGTGGCAAAATACGACATCCGGAAGCATTACTGGGTTAGCTCTCCTATTTCCCATGAACCTGCTGTTCGAGCGCTATGTTGCGCGCTGGCTACAAAAGGTTCTGCCTGCGGGATCGGTATCGGTGCAGCGCCGGAAGCACGCATTGTTGCAGCACGGAGCCTATCCCCTAATCCCCGATATAGTGATCGAAACTGACGACGGACCGCTGATCGTCGATACCAAGTGGAAAGACCTCGGTGATCACATAGGGTCAGACCCAGTTGTCAGCCAAGCCGATCTCTATCAGCTTGCTTCTTATGGGGCAGTGTATGGTGCAAGCCGCGTCATACTTCTGTATCCGGCAACGGAGTGGGATCGGTCCCCCGTTATCTGGCGCTACACTGCCACAGAGCGACAAGTGGAGATTTGGCGCGTCGATCTGCGGAAGTCGATACGAAAGCATGACTGGGAAGACATAGCTCGGCGTTTGATTAATTCGACGGTCCTAGAACCAATCGCCGCGAGCGGGTAA